The following proteins are encoded in a genomic region of Hirundo rustica isolate bHirRus1 chromosome 3, bHirRus1.pri.v3, whole genome shotgun sequence:
- the RIPPLY2 gene encoding protein ripply2: MSRGRWGLHAAQRPPPAIKASGPAGGSAKRAAADRRRMEGGHPRPLSAALAPQGYSPLSSSRCGGRPGPALTALPSPRSPAPFWRPWVPVPEEAAPRSGPGPVAPDSPGGPAEASRKLAQYTHPVRLFWPKSRCYDYLYQEAEALLKNFPVQATISFYEDSDSEDDEDQLEQDSRTESGC, encoded by the exons ATGAGCCGGGGGAGGTGGGGGCTCCACGCCGCgcagcgcccgccgccggcTATAAAAGCCTCCGGGCCCGCGGGCGGCAGCGCCAAGCGAGCGGCCGCGGACCGGCGGAGGATGGAGGGCGGCCACCCCCGCCCGCTCTCGGCGGCGCTGGCCCCGCAGGGCTACTcgcccctctcctcctcccggTGCGGGGGGCGGCCCGGTCCTGCCCTGACGGCCCTGCCTTCGCCCCGCAGCCCTGCGCCCTTCTGGAGACCGTGGGTGCCCGTGCCGGAGGAGGCGGCCCcgcggagcggccccggccccgtAGCG CCTGACAGCCCCGGCGGGCCGGCGGAAGCCTCCCGAAAGCTGGCGCAGTACACGCACCCCGTCAG ACTATTTTGGCCCAAATCAAGGTGCTATGATTACTTGTATCAGGAAGCTGAAGCACTTCTGAAAAACTTCCCAGTTCAGGCTACAATTTCCTTTTATGAAGACTCGGATAGCGAAGATGATGAAGATCAACTGGAACAAGATTCAAGAACAGAATCAGGTTGCTGA